The Nitrospiraceae bacterium genome window below encodes:
- the glgC gene encoding glucose-1-phosphate adenylyltransferase: MPNIFTMILAGGKGERLHPLTEQRAKPAVPFGGKYRIIDFTLSNCLNSGLRRIAVLIQYKSHSLDRHIRTGWNILNPELREYIASVPPQQRISEDWYRGTADAVYQNLFLLDEDKPEYLLILAGDHIYKMNYADMYNFLVEKQADAVVGAIETPLEDASRFGVIGVDEDHRILRFDEKPANPTPIPTDSSQAFVSMGIYLFRSEVVREQLVRDAREGTTHDFGKNIIPRMIKECRVYAFKFQDENKKDVKYWRDIGTLDAYWEANMDLVDVDPLFNLYDEAWPIRTYQGQFPPAKFVFAQDYQGGRMGVALDSIVCGGCIISGGRVQNSVLSPHVRVHDHADVRESVVMENVVIGAHAKIRRAIIDKDVIIPPKTEIGFDPAADRQRFKVTDSGLVVISKGMKLHAAVDPSG; this comes from the coding sequence ATGCCGAACATTTTCACCATGATCCTCGCGGGCGGCAAAGGTGAGCGCCTGCATCCGCTGACGGAGCAACGAGCCAAACCGGCCGTGCCGTTCGGCGGGAAGTACCGCATCATCGATTTCACCCTCAGCAACTGTCTCAACTCGGGCCTGCGGCGGATCGCGGTCCTCATTCAATACAAGTCCCATTCGCTGGACCGGCATATCCGCACGGGCTGGAATATCCTCAACCCCGAGTTGCGCGAGTACATCGCCTCGGTCCCGCCGCAGCAACGCATCAGCGAAGATTGGTATCGCGGCACCGCCGATGCCGTCTATCAGAATCTGTTTCTCCTCGACGAGGACAAACCCGAATATTTGCTGATCCTCGCCGGCGACCACATCTATAAGATGAACTACGCCGACATGTACAACTTTCTGGTCGAAAAGCAGGCGGATGCCGTCGTCGGCGCCATCGAAACGCCGCTCGAGGATGCCAGCCGCTTCGGCGTGATCGGTGTGGACGAGGACCATCGCATCCTCCGCTTCGACGAAAAACCGGCGAACCCCACCCCCATTCCCACCGATTCGTCTCAGGCGTTCGTGTCGATGGGCATCTATCTGTTCCGAAGCGAGGTGGTGCGCGAGCAGCTCGTCCGGGACGCGCGCGAGGGCACGACGCACGACTTCGGCAAGAACATCATCCCGCGCATGATCAAGGAATGCCGCGTCTATGCCTTCAAATTCCAAGATGAGAACAAGAAGGACGTGAAGTACTGGCGGGACATCGGCACGCTCGACGCCTATTGGGAAGCCAACATGGACTTGGTCGACGTCGATCCCCTCTTCAATCTGTACGACGAGGCTTGGCCCATCCGAACCTATCAGGGGCAGTTTCCCCCGGCCAAGTTCGTCTTTGCGCAGGACTATCAGGGCGGCCGCATGGGGGTGGCGCTCGACTCCATCGTCTGCGGCGGCTGCATCATCTCGGGTGGGCGCGTGCAGAATTCCGTGCTCTCCCCGCATGTGCGTGTGCATGACCATGCCGACGTGCGGGAATCCGTCGTCATGGAAAACGTCGTGATCGGCGCCCACGCCAAGATCCGGCGCGCGATCATCGACAAGGACGTGATCATCCCGCCCAAGACGGAGATCGGCTTCGATCCGGCCGCCGACCGGCAACGATTCAAGGTGACCGATTCCGGCCTCGTGGTCATCTCCAAGGGAATGAAACTGCATGCCGCCGTCGATCCATCCGGTTGA